One window from the genome of Haloprofundus halobius encodes:
- a CDS encoding FUN14 domain-containing protein: MLEIDVQQLAMDAGTGTVIGAIVGFAAKKVAKVIAVLVGLELALFKFLESRGILSVDWDKLTAGFLKTGEVATTGTPPDWMMTILSTLSISAGFTGGFLVGFKKG; encoded by the coding sequence ATGTTGGAGATAGATGTACAACAACTCGCGATGGATGCCGGAACCGGGACCGTCATCGGTGCCATCGTCGGCTTCGCGGCGAAGAAAGTCGCGAAGGTCATCGCAGTCCTCGTCGGCCTCGAGCTCGCCCTGTTCAAGTTCCTCGAATCGCGCGGGATCCTCTCCGTCGACTGGGATAAACTGACCGCTGGCTTCCTGAAGACCGGTGAGGTCGCCACGACGGGGACACCGCCGGACTGGATGATGACGATTCTGTCGACGCTCTCCATCTCCGCCGGGTTCACCGGCGGCTTTCTCGTCGGCTTCAAGAAAGGGTAA
- the hflX gene encoding GTPase HflX, with product MVAKRVDSGSADLGEISELARAAGYSVVGELTQSREEDPAYEFGEGKVDELAALVRRSDADTVIIDNRLGPYQTYNIGQKLPEGVEVVDRFTLILDIFGQRAQTRKAQLQVELAELRYELPRAEAKASLAKRDERPGFMGLGEYDESREQDIKAQIANIKGELDAIADKEETRREQRRESGFDLVALAGYTNAGKSTLLRRLAAELDVDENEDLHPDLDATAESEDRLFTTLGTTTRRAETGKRNVLLTDTVGFVSNLPHWLVESFKSTLDSVYRADLVLLVVDASESVEEMREKLVTSHDTLYERNEAPIVTVLNKIDRIDDDELEEKKAALTALAPNPVAVSGKTGENVEELKTRVEAELPPWERERLMMPLVDETMSVVSWIHDHGHVETEEYDDDHVLVEFEARPAIVEQARAKAADLTAVESA from the coding sequence GTGGTCGCAAAGCGCGTCGACTCCGGGAGCGCGGACCTCGGAGAGATATCGGAACTGGCGCGCGCGGCCGGGTACAGCGTGGTCGGTGAACTGACACAGAGCCGCGAGGAGGACCCCGCTTACGAGTTCGGCGAGGGGAAAGTCGACGAACTCGCCGCGTTGGTCCGCCGCAGCGACGCGGATACGGTCATCATCGACAACAGGCTGGGACCGTATCAGACGTACAACATCGGGCAGAAACTCCCGGAGGGCGTCGAAGTTGTCGACCGATTCACGCTCATCCTCGACATCTTCGGCCAGCGCGCGCAGACGCGCAAAGCCCAACTCCAAGTCGAACTCGCGGAGTTGCGGTACGAACTCCCGCGCGCGGAGGCGAAGGCGAGTCTCGCCAAACGCGACGAACGTCCGGGGTTCATGGGTCTCGGTGAGTACGACGAGAGCCGCGAACAGGACATCAAAGCGCAGATCGCGAACATCAAGGGCGAACTGGACGCCATCGCCGACAAGGAGGAGACCCGGCGCGAGCAGCGCCGCGAGTCCGGCTTCGACCTCGTCGCGCTCGCGGGCTACACCAACGCCGGAAAGTCGACGCTTCTGCGACGACTGGCCGCCGAACTCGACGTCGACGAGAACGAGGACCTCCATCCGGATTTGGACGCGACCGCCGAGTCCGAGGACCGCCTGTTCACGACGCTCGGGACGACGACACGCCGCGCCGAAACAGGCAAGCGAAACGTCCTCCTGACGGACACCGTCGGCTTCGTCTCGAACCTGCCGCACTGGTTGGTCGAGTCGTTCAAGTCGACGCTCGACTCGGTGTACCGCGCCGACCTCGTGCTGTTGGTCGTCGACGCCTCCGAGTCCGTCGAGGAGATGCGCGAGAAACTCGTCACGAGTCACGACACGCTGTACGAGCGCAACGAAGCGCCCATCGTCACGGTGCTGAACAAGATAGACCGCATCGACGACGACGAACTCGAAGAGAAGAAAGCGGCGCTGACCGCGCTGGCACCGAACCCCGTGGCGGTGTCGGGCAAGACCGGCGAGAACGTCGAGGAGCTCAAAACGCGCGTTGAGGCAGAACTTCCGCCGTGGGAGCGCGAGCGGCTGATGATGCCGCTCGTCGACGAGACGATGAGCGTCGTCTCGTGGATTCACGACCACGGTCACGTCGAGACCGAGGAGTACGACGACGACCACGTTCTCGTCGAGTTCGAGGCGCGTCCCGCAATCGTCGAACAGGCACGGGCGAAAGCCGCCGACCTGACCGCCGTCGAGTCGGCCTGA
- a CDS encoding 5'-deoxyadenosine deaminase produces the protein MLLSGTVVADAETVIEDGAVVVDDDRIVAVGERANLSDRYPDHERKSHDVLLPGLVGGHIHSVQSLGRGIADDTSLLDWLFDYVLPMEANLDADGMRIAADLGYLELVESGTTTAIDHLSVRHAEAAFEAAGEVGIRGRIGKVLMDKESPPGLAEDTQAALDETEELIRRYHGSFDDRIRYAVTPRFAVSCTEECLRGSRELADRYDGVRIHTHASENRDEIAAVERETGMRNIEWLDEVGLTGDDVILAHCVHTDESEREILAETGTHVTYCPSSNMKLASGIAPIVDYLDRGINVALGNDGPPCNNTLDAFTEMRQASLLQKVQTLDPTTTPAKIIFEMATRNGAKAAGFETVGKLKEGWKADIVGLTTDITRATPLHDVLSHLVFSAHGDDVQFTMVDGEVLYENGEHVRVDADGIREQANEYDITKERHECEHEHPA, from the coding sequence ATGCTACTCTCTGGAACCGTCGTCGCCGACGCCGAGACCGTCATCGAAGACGGGGCGGTCGTCGTCGACGACGACCGCATCGTGGCCGTCGGCGAGCGGGCGAACCTCTCCGACCGCTACCCGGACCACGAGCGTAAATCGCACGACGTGCTGCTGCCGGGACTCGTCGGCGGTCACATCCACTCGGTGCAGTCGCTCGGCCGCGGCATCGCCGACGACACCTCGCTTCTCGACTGGCTGTTCGACTACGTCCTCCCGATGGAGGCGAACCTCGACGCCGACGGGATGCGCATCGCCGCCGACCTCGGCTACCTCGAACTCGTCGAGTCGGGGACGACGACGGCCATCGACCACCTCTCGGTCCGCCACGCCGAGGCGGCGTTCGAGGCCGCCGGCGAGGTGGGTATCCGCGGCCGAATCGGGAAAGTGCTCATGGACAAGGAGTCGCCGCCGGGACTCGCCGAGGACACGCAGGCCGCGCTCGACGAGACGGAGGAACTCATTCGGAGATACCACGGCTCGTTCGACGACCGCATCCGCTACGCCGTGACACCGCGCTTCGCGGTCAGTTGCACCGAGGAGTGTCTGCGCGGGTCGCGCGAACTCGCCGACCGCTACGACGGCGTCCGCATCCACACCCACGCCAGCGAGAACCGCGACGAGATAGCCGCCGTCGAGCGAGAGACGGGGATGCGAAACATCGAGTGGTTGGACGAAGTCGGCCTCACGGGAGACGACGTCATCCTCGCACATTGCGTCCACACCGACGAGTCCGAGCGCGAAATCCTCGCCGAAACGGGCACGCACGTCACCTACTGCCCCTCTTCGAACATGAAACTCGCCTCGGGTATCGCACCCATCGTCGACTACCTCGACCGCGGAATCAACGTCGCACTCGGCAACGACGGCCCGCCGTGCAACAACACACTCGACGCGTTCACGGAGATGCGGCAGGCGAGTCTCCTCCAGAAGGTGCAGACGCTCGACCCGACGACCACTCCTGCCAAAATCATCTTCGAGATGGCGACGCGCAACGGCGCGAAGGCCGCCGGGTTCGAGACGGTCGGGAAACTGAAAGAAGGCTGGAAAGCCGACATCGTCGGTCTCACGACCGACATCACGCGCGCGACGCCGCTGCACGACGTGCTCTCGCATCTCGTCTTCTCGGCGCACGGCGACGATGTGCAGTTCACGATGGTCGACGGCGAGGTGCTGTACGAGAACGGCGAACACGTCCGCGTCGACGCCGACGGAATCAGGGAGCAAGCGAACGAGTACGACATCACGAAAGAACGCCACGAGTGCGAACACGAGCATCCGGCGTAG
- the moaC gene encoding cyclic pyranopterin monophosphate synthase MoaC — MTEKGRPAGPADHTGPVDATDSADGTDPADHTDPSDGEDDETEVEADVESDTERSRSELTHTDETGNVQMVNVGAKPDTARRAEARGEIRLSESTIDAIRGDEIEKGDVLATARVGAVQAVKHTWETIPMCHQIPITNVDTEFDVRDDGVVLTVAVETTGKTGCEMEALEGVTTGLNVVWDMVKAAEKDDDGQYPETSIRGVQVVSKEKRTLE, encoded by the coding sequence ATGACCGAAAAAGGACGGCCAGCCGGACCCGCCGACCACACCGGCCCCGTGGATGCGACCGACTCTGCCGACGGCACCGATCCCGCCGACCACACCGACCCTAGTGACGGCGAAGACGACGAGACTGAAGTCGAAGCCGACGTCGAAAGCGACACCGAACGCAGTCGCTCGGAACTGACTCACACCGACGAGACAGGCAACGTCCAGATGGTCAACGTCGGCGCGAAACCGGACACCGCTCGCCGCGCCGAGGCCCGAGGAGAGATTCGACTGAGCGAGTCGACCATCGACGCGATTCGCGGCGACGAAATCGAGAAGGGAGACGTGCTGGCGACGGCCCGCGTCGGCGCGGTGCAGGCGGTCAAACACACGTGGGAGACGATTCCGATGTGCCACCAGATTCCTATCACGAACGTCGACACCGAGTTCGACGTGCGCGACGACGGGGTAGTACTTACTGTCGCCGTCGAGACGACCGGGAAAACCGGCTGCGAAATGGAAGCGCTCGAAGGCGTCACAACCGGGCTAAACGTCGTCTGGGACATGGTCAAAGCCGCCGAGAAGGACGACGACGGCCAGTACCCCGAGACGTCGATTCGAGGCGTGCAAGTCGTCTCGAAGGAGAAGCGGACGCTGGAGTAG
- a CDS encoding NAD(P)H-hydrate dehydratase encodes MITSRRMAAVDENAEALGVPRKQLMESSGNAVAREVRDAVDDGASVAIVAGRGNNGGDAFVAARFLKAYDVTVHLLGRPETVSTDIARENWAALQSAEYDTKVVRDSKTLALDDPDLVVDAMLGTGVTGELREPEASAARAINDSDATVLAVDVPSGVDADTSEAEGVAVDADRVVTFHDDKPGLSDLDATVTVADIGIPAAAERFVGPGDLNVVVRDPESHKGDNGDVLVIGGGPFSGAPALSAQAVLRAGADLVNVACPESVADAVRGYSENFIVHGLDGDHLRPEHVDELLGRAESKDAVVLGPGLGDADETLDAVRRFFSEFAGTAVVDADALQVVPEVDTGATLVCTPHQGELQKMGGETADDWEERAELVEEFAAELGQTLLVKGAYDVISDGEQTRASRTGNAGMTVGGTGDVLAGVTSALAATQDPFDAACVAAWANGRAGDLAAEERGYGLVATDLADWLPKAMNRGSEVEGI; translated from the coding sequence ATGATAACGTCCCGTCGGATGGCCGCCGTCGACGAGAACGCCGAGGCGCTGGGCGTCCCTCGGAAGCAACTGATGGAGTCGAGCGGGAACGCCGTCGCTCGCGAAGTGCGCGACGCCGTCGACGACGGCGCGTCGGTGGCTATCGTCGCCGGACGCGGAAACAACGGCGGCGACGCGTTCGTCGCCGCGCGGTTTCTGAAGGCGTACGACGTGACGGTCCACCTGCTCGGCCGCCCGGAGACGGTTTCGACCGACATCGCCCGTGAGAACTGGGCGGCGCTACAGAGCGCGGAGTACGACACGAAGGTCGTCCGTGACTCGAAGACGTTGGCACTCGACGACCCGGACCTCGTCGTCGACGCGATGCTCGGAACCGGCGTCACGGGCGAACTCCGCGAACCCGAGGCGTCGGCGGCGAGAGCCATAAACGACAGCGACGCGACGGTGCTCGCCGTCGACGTCCCCTCCGGCGTCGACGCCGACACCAGCGAGGCCGAGGGCGTCGCCGTCGACGCCGACCGCGTCGTAACGTTTCACGACGACAAGCCCGGCCTCTCCGACCTCGACGCGACGGTCACCGTCGCCGACATCGGGATTCCTGCGGCCGCTGAGCGGTTCGTCGGTCCCGGTGACCTGAACGTCGTCGTTCGCGACCCTGAGAGTCACAAAGGCGACAACGGCGACGTGCTCGTTATCGGCGGCGGACCGTTCTCCGGCGCGCCCGCGCTGTCGGCGCAGGCGGTGCTCCGGGCGGGCGCGGACCTCGTGAACGTCGCGTGTCCCGAGAGCGTCGCCGACGCGGTTCGCGGCTACAGCGAGAACTTCATCGTCCACGGGCTTGACGGCGACCACCTCCGACCGGAGCACGTCGACGAACTGCTCGGTCGCGCCGAGAGCAAAGACGCCGTCGTCCTCGGACCGGGCCTCGGGGACGCGGACGAGACGCTCGATGCAGTCCGGCGGTTCTTCTCCGAGTTCGCCGGCACCGCCGTCGTCGACGCCGACGCGCTGCAGGTCGTCCCCGAGGTCGATACCGGCGCGACGCTGGTCTGCACGCCGCACCAAGGCGAACTGCAGAAGATGGGCGGCGAGACGGCCGACGACTGGGAGGAGCGCGCCGAGTTGGTCGAGGAGTTCGCGGCCGAACTCGGACAGACGCTCCTCGTGAAAGGCGCGTACGACGTGATATCCGACGGCGAGCAGACACGAGCGAGTCGAACCGGGAACGCCGGGATGACCGTCGGCGGCACCGGCGACGTACTCGCCGGCGTCACGAGTGCGCTCGCGGCGACGCAGGACCCCTTCGACGCCGCCTGCGTCGCCGCGTGGGCGAACGGCCGCGCCGGCGACCTCGCTGCCGAAGAGCGTGGCTACGGACTCGTCGCGACGGACCTCGCCGACTGGCTACCGAAAGCGATGAACCGCGGCAGCGAGGTTGAAGGGATATGA
- a CDS encoding MFS transporter, translating into MTRRLFGTLCGFVFLVNFGRTAFAPLVEPLQAAFGVGPAAIGLVTSLVWFGTAVPRIPVGYLLTRVSRHRVVLMAGVLLTAAAAFSATATSVLALQAGAFVIGIASGAYFVAAVPLVGELYPKTVGRAVGIHGTASQVAAVAAPSVVVGVLFLGEWRHVFWLLAACTLLLTLVLVTTGRSRRTAPSSAGDDRNFREALSYWRVILTGVAMVGVVGFVWQGLFNFYVPYLTATKGFTPTQASTMLTVVFAAGVPAFWFSGRLADRLPHLPYILGIVGAFGACLLVLTAVSGFLPVLIVTATLGYVVHSLFPALDTYILGALPAASRGSAYAVYSGVALLIESGGSGTVGALTGADVPFDAVFRLFVAVLVVELAVLLALYSAGRLPDGRRSVDVAAD; encoded by the coding sequence GTGACACGTCGCCTCTTCGGAACGCTCTGCGGGTTCGTCTTCCTCGTGAACTTCGGGCGGACGGCGTTCGCTCCGCTGGTCGAACCGCTGCAGGCGGCGTTCGGTGTCGGTCCGGCGGCCATCGGACTCGTCACGTCGCTCGTCTGGTTCGGTACGGCCGTCCCCCGGATTCCCGTCGGCTACCTCCTTACGCGCGTTTCACGCCACCGCGTCGTCTTGATGGCAGGCGTGCTATTGACTGCCGCCGCGGCGTTCTCCGCGACAGCGACGTCTGTGCTCGCGCTGCAGGCCGGGGCGTTCGTCATCGGAATCGCCTCCGGCGCGTACTTCGTCGCCGCAGTTCCGCTCGTCGGCGAACTGTATCCGAAAACCGTCGGACGTGCGGTCGGTATCCACGGCACGGCGAGTCAGGTCGCCGCCGTCGCCGCCCCCTCTGTCGTCGTCGGAGTGCTCTTCCTCGGCGAGTGGCGTCACGTGTTCTGGCTGCTCGCCGCGTGTACACTCCTGTTGACGCTCGTCCTCGTCACGACCGGACGGTCGCGCAGAACCGCCCCCTCGTCGGCCGGCGACGACCGAAACTTTCGGGAGGCGCTGTCGTACTGGCGCGTCATCCTCACCGGCGTCGCGATGGTCGGCGTCGTCGGGTTCGTCTGGCAGGGGCTGTTCAACTTCTACGTCCCGTACCTCACCGCGACGAAGGGGTTCACGCCGACGCAGGCCAGCACGATGCTGACCGTCGTCTTCGCCGCGGGCGTCCCCGCGTTCTGGTTCAGCGGCCGCCTCGCCGACCGCCTCCCGCACCTTCCCTACATCCTCGGCATCGTCGGCGCGTTCGGGGCGTGCCTACTCGTGCTGACGGCGGTGTCGGGGTTCCTCCCGGTGTTGATCGTGACGGCGACGCTAGGGTACGTCGTCCACAGTCTGTTTCCCGCACTCGACACGTACATACTCGGCGCGCTCCCGGCAGCGAGTCGCGGGAGTGCCTACGCCGTCTACAGCGGCGTCGCTCTCCTCATCGAGTCGGGAGGGAGCGGAACCGTCGGCGCGCTCACGGGCGCGGACGTTCCGTTCGACGCCGTGTTCCGACTGTTCGTCGCGGTTCTCGTCGTCGAACTCGCCGTCCTGCTCGCACTCTACTCGGCCGGACGACTGCCGGACGGCCGACGCAGCGTCGACGTGGCCGCCGACTGA
- a CDS encoding ArsR/SmtB family transcription factor: MSGLLPSDRNTEREARPPRVLWLDDDDAEQLISSLSSETARSILTELYERDGTASELSDSVDTSLQNVRHHLGNLQDAGLVEIVGTEYSVKGREMNVYGPADGPLVVCAGQTDDRASVLDSLRRFVGVTALLAVGAALVQWLFGAAVVTDLGGPETAPRVGDSVANGVGGTLGTLSPGLAFVAGGVLVLVAILAWEVVER, from the coding sequence ATGTCAGGACTGCTCCCGTCCGACAGGAACACAGAGCGGGAAGCGCGGCCGCCCCGCGTCCTCTGGCTCGACGACGACGACGCGGAGCAACTCATCTCCTCGCTCTCCTCGGAGACCGCCCGCTCGATTCTCACGGAACTGTACGAGCGCGACGGGACAGCCTCGGAACTGTCTGACTCCGTCGACACCTCGCTGCAGAACGTCCGCCACCACCTCGGCAACCTGCAGGACGCCGGGTTGGTCGAAATCGTCGGCACCGAGTACTCGGTGAAAGGCCGCGAGATGAACGTGTACGGCCCGGCGGACGGTCCGCTCGTCGTCTGCGCCGGACAGACGGACGACCGCGCGTCCGTTCTCGACTCGCTGCGACGGTTCGTCGGTGTCACCGCGCTGCTGGCGGTCGGCGCGGCCCTCGTCCAGTGGCTGTTCGGCGCCGCGGTCGTCACCGACCTCGGTGGCCCCGAGACGGCCCCACGCGTCGGCGACAGCGTCGCGAACGGCGTCGGAGGGACCCTCGGCACGCTCTCGCCGGGGCTAGCGTTCGTCGCGGGCGGCGTGCTCGTCCTCGTCGCGATTCTCGCCTGGGAGGTCGTAGAACGGTGA